CCCTTGCCACTGGTGATGGCGAGGCCCAGGTTTTGGTGGCGGCAGGCCGGCACGCCGTGGACTTCGGTTGAGCGTGGTCATCGGCGTGACGACTGGCCGCGAGCCGCAAGGCGTCGACAGGCTTCTCGGCGACCTCGGCCGCTGGGCGGCCGACGCCAGGGCGTCCGACGCGGCCAACGCCCGCTCGCGGGAGCGATGGCTTCGCCGCCAGGCGGCGGAGGAGGCGACCCTGCCCGGGGTCGCCCTCGACCTGACCGAGCGAGGCGACGCCGTCGTCCTCAAGACAACGGCGGGCCGCGCCCACCGGGGCCGGCTGGTCGCGGTGGCGCGCGACGTCTGGGTGCTGCGGTCGGACGCCTCCGACGGGGGTGGAGGACCAGACGGGATGGCTGGGACGACCTTCGTGGCCACCGACGCCATCGCCTCGCTGCGGGCCCAGCCTGGAGGTAGCGGCAAGCCAGCCCCGGAGGCTGCCGGAGCCCGACCCGTGCCGCTCGCTGCCTCGATGGTGGACATACTCACCGAGCTTGCGGTCGAGCAGCCACGCGTCAGGGTGCTCGTCCAGGGAGAACCCGAGGCGATCGTGGGCCAGCTGCGTTCGGTGGGGGTGGATGTGGCAACCCTGAGAGTGGCGGGCGAACCGCCCACCGCGGTCTATGTGCGACTGGGCTCGGTCAGCGAGCTGTCCGTCTTGGGCTCGGGGTAGAGATGCTCCAGGCTGCCAGGTTCGATGCGAGCAGAGTCGATGAAGCCGTCGACATCGGACTCCTTGAGCCGGATGACGCGCCCGAACTTGTAGGCCGCCAGCTGACCTTCGTCGATAAAGCGATAGAGCGTCCGCAGGGTCACCCCCAGGCGCTCGGAGGCCTCCTTGGTGCTCATCCACCGTATGGACTCGGTCATCGTGGACCCGATTTTAGCAGGGGACCCGGTTTCTGGCGCGGTTTCATGAGCTTTCCGTTTGGGCATTCCGGAATGCCCGGCCCAGCCCCACGATCTGCTTCTACCGAACCCGCACAAGGAGGAGAAGGCCAATGAGCGACCGGTCGACCGGGAGCATGCGGACCTACTGGGACGACCGGGCCCGCCTGAACGCAGCCTGGTACGTCGACACCACCGTCGACTACGACAGTCCCGACATGGTCCAGTTCTTCGAAGCCGGCGAAGAGATCGTTGCAGATGCGCTCGACCGAGCGCCCGTCCAGCCGCCTTCCCGAGGGCTGGCCGTCGAGGTGGGATCGGGACTCGGTCGGATCTGCCAAGCGCTCGCGACACGATTCGACAAGGTCGTCGGCATCGACATCTCACCCGAGATGACGAGGCAGGCGCGCCACCTGGTGAAGGACCCACGGGTGCAGTTCAAGGTAGGCGACGGGGCCACGATGGGATCTCTGGGTGACGCCACGGCCGACCTCGTGCTGTCGTTCACCGTCTTTCAACACATACCCAAGGTGCCGATCATCGAGGGCTATATTGACGAAGCGGGCAGAGTACTCCGCCCGGGAGGTCTCTTCGTGTTTCAGTGGAACAGCACGATGGGGACTCGGCGGTGGGCCGCCCGGCGAGCCCTCTACGCCACCATGCAGCGCGCCGGGCTTCGTGAGCAGTCCCACGGACGTGACGCCTCGGAGTTCCTTGGTAGCTGCGTGCCGGTGAAGCGGGTCGAGCGCGTGCTGGCCCAGTCCGGTCTGCGACTTCTGGGAACTCGCGGTGAGGGCACGCTCTTCACGTGGGGCTGGGCGACACGGCCGTGACCAGTCACGGCGCGCCGCAGCTGTCACCGCGTGGCCAGCAGGTGAGCCTCGAGGATCTGCCGCGGGTGGACGTCGGGATGGTGACCTTCAACACCCGCGAGCTCACGATCGCGGCCCTTCATCGCCTCATGGACGCCAGCGACGGCTGTCGGCTGCGCCTGTTGGTCCGAGACAACGCATCGAGCGACGGGACCGCCGAAGCGGTTGCGGCACAGTTCCCCGACGCCGAGGTCGACGCCGCCTCGGAGAACCTGGGCTTCGCCGCCGGGGTCAACACGCTGCTTGCCCGCTCGGATGCCCCCTGGTTCCTCGCCCTGAACTCAGACGCCTGGCCTGAGCCGGGTGCCGTGCGCAGGCTCGTGCGCGCCGCCGAGGCATTCCCCTCTGCGGCCGCCGTCGCCCCTCGTCTAGAGCGACCTGATGGGACCCTCGAGCACTCGACGTATCCCTTCCCCTCGCTCAAGGTGGCGGCCGTGACGGGCGCCGGGCTCTATCACCGGGTCGGCCGACGTCGAGCGCAGGATCTGTTGCTCATGGGGTCGTGGATGCACGACCACCCGCGCCCCGTGGACTGGGCCGTGGGGGCGGCGCTGTTGCTCCGCCGCGCTGCGTTGGAGGACATCGGCGGATTCGACGAGGAGTTCTTCATGTACGTCGAGGATCTCGAGTGGGCGTGGAGAGCCCGGCAGCGAGGCTGGGAGATCAGGTTCGAGCCCAGTGCGGTCGTCCGCCACGTTGGCAACGCGTCGGGCGAAGCCGCCTACGGACGGCGACGAACGGCCACCTACCTCCACAACACGTACCGCTTCTATGGCCGTCACCACCGCCCGATCTCCACCACGGCATTTCGCGCCCTCAACCTGGCCGGGTGCGCCCGTCTCTACCTTCAGTTTCGCCTGCGGCGGGACCGGGCTCAGGCGGCGTTCTGGGCCGACCACGTACGTGCTCACCTGACGCTCAGGGCCGCCAGCGACAGACCCTCACGCGCCTGACAGCGCCGTCGCCTCCCTGGCCCGCTGGGCCCGCTGGTCCCGCTGTCGCTGTCCCTGACCCACTGTTCCGCCCGTGAAGGAGCAGCCTCTCGCCCGTCGAACACTCGTGGTGTGGATGTCGTGCGCCTTGACCTTGTGGAACTGGCGAGGCAAGGGCCCGCGGCGTTCCCTCCGGCGACCTTCGTCGAGGTGAGGGATGGCGACGACCTGTTGGGCTGCTACCTCGTCTCGGGGTCGGCCGAGCCCGCTGACGTCGCCGCCGAGGTCATCGACGAGCTCGGCTCGCTCTGGCAGACACGGAGCGTGGCGTCCGCGGTGGGTGACCGGTCGGCATGGTCGGTGACAGCCACGGTCCGACCGTCCGAGCCGCTCGCCGTAGTGGTCTGCACGGCCAGTCGCCCAGCCCAGTTGGCCCACTGCATCGAGTCGCTCGTTCCGCAGCTGGGCGACGAGGACGAGCTGATCGTGGTCGACAACAGCCCCTCGGGATCGGGTCGTCGAGTCGCCACCCGAGGTGGCGCTCGGTGGATCCACGAGACACGCCCGGGTTCTTCGTGGGCCCGGAATCGCGGGTTCCAGGAGGCCGACCGTGATCTCGTCGTCTACATCGACGACGACTGCGTGGCGGACCGGAGCTGGTTGGCGACACTGCGACAGCCCTTGGCCGATTCGAGTGTCGACGGAGTCACTGCGGGAGTGCTGGCCCAAAGGGTCGACCTGGCGGTGCCGCTCGTGGTCGACGACCGGTATCCGTACCATCGCGGGTGGGCGGGAGCGCGCTACGGCGGGACCACCGGAACTCCCGACTCCCCCTACGACGCGTGGCGCCTGGGAACAGGGGCGTCGATGGCGTGGCGACGCACGACGCTCGAGGCCCTCGGAGGGTTCGACGCGGCCCTCGGCGCTGGGACGCCGATGGGCAGCGGGGACGAGCTCGACCTCTTTCGACGGGCGCTTTCCGCCGGAGCCACGGTGGTCTACGAGCCCCAAGCACTCGTCTACCACGATCATCCGGAGACCGTACGCGCCCTGCGGCGAACGCTCATCCGCTATGGCCTTGGCGCTGGCGCCCAAGCGGCGAAGGTGCTGACCGAAGAACGACAGCTGCACGCGCTCCGGATTCTCGCCCGCGAGTGGCGCTGGAACCTCCGGCTGGCATCGGCCGAGGCGGGTCGAGCCGTCCTGGGGCGACCCCGCGTGTCCCTCACCGGGCTGGTGGCGCAGCCAGCCGCTGCGGCCGTCGGAGCCGCCCGCTTCCTGCGTTACCGGGCCCAGATTCGACAGGCGACAAGGTGACGTTCCTCGGCCCCACGGCAGCCGACCTTCGCTGTGACCAGGCCCGATCTCCCGCCCAGAGCGAGGTCCAATCCGGCGGCGCGGATCGCCGGCATCGGGCCATCCTCGCTGCACTCCCCAACCTGACGGGACGAACCCTCGAGATCAGCTCGGATGAGGGCAAGCTCACAGCGTTGCTCGCTGACCGGGCCACCGTGCTCGTCAGACTCGAGACCGACCCGGCGCGGAGTCGACGGCTCGCCGCCCACGGGGATATTCGCGTTCGCCCCGGGAGCATCCGACGCCGTCTCCCAATGCGTCGCTACGAGACGGTCGTCTGCGTCGGCCAGCTCGAGGAGGTCCCACTACACGAAGCTCGTCTCGTCCGAGAGCGACTCGTCCGCAGCTTGACGGCGGGAGGCATCTTGGTCCTGCAGCACGGGCCGAGTGCTGACACGCTCCACCCGCCGTTCCTCGACCACGGGCTGGAGACCGTCAGCCTGGAGGTGCTTGGAGGGATAGAGACGCTCGTGCTCAGGCGCCGGCGCGCTCGAGCTCTCGCCGACGCGGCGTGGCTGCTGGGCGACCTGGTTCGCGAACCCTGGCCGGCACCCGTCCCCCCGAGCCATCGGACGCATGCGGAGGCGCATGTCGAGACCGGGCACGTCGTCGACGAGCCCGGGGGCGCATCGACGAACGGCGCCGCTCGGCACGACCGGCGGCTGCTGCTCCGCGTCGACGGCCGTCCGGCGGGCGTCGTCAACGCTGCCGGACCGCTATCCAGGCACGTACTGGCGACCGCGTTGGTGCCCTCGGTCGCGGCTGACCTGGCGCCTCGGCTGCGGACTAGACCCCGAACGCGCGACGACATCATCGACGCGCTCGAGCGGGGTCGTCGACCGCCGCGTCATCCGCTCACGTCGGTTCCCCGGCCACTCGAACCAGGCGAGCTGGTCGTGGCCATCTGCACGACTCGGGGCCCCGAGGTATCCGCCGGACTCGTCAGCGAGTTGGCCGGTGCCTTCGACGTGGTCGTCCTCGAGAACGGGACCGACCAGCCACGGCTGGCCGCCATGTGCGCTGCCGCCGGGGTCGACTACGAGCACGATCCCCGGCCGGGGCTCGCCGCCGCCCGAAACCGCGTCCTCGCGCGGGTAGATTCTCGCTGGGTGCTGTTCCTCGACGACGACTGCCGCCTGCGTTCCGGAAGCGCTCCCGAGCTTGCCCGCCGCCTCGGGGGCGCGATCGATCAGGTCCCCGACGCCGGTGCCATCGGCGGTCTCGTGCTGCCCGCCTCCATCGACTGCGGTGCCGAGGAGGACTTCGAGCGCGTTGCCGGACACGGCAGGGGCTTTCTCCCCATCCGCTACGACGCGCACTCCTCGCCCGATCGGTGGTGGCCACTGCGGCATGGTGACTGGATGGCGGTCGGAGCCTGTCTCGCTGTCCGCCAAGGGGCGTGGGCTGCCGTCGGCGGTTTCGACGAACGTCTCGGCGCCGGGACGCGGGCCGCATCAGCCGAGGATGACGCCTTCCTCCAAGCCGTCGTGCAAGGTGGGTGGTCGGTCTTGTACGACCCGGCCGTCATGGTTCGCCACCAGCACCGTACTAGTCGATCGGCTCTCCGCCGGCAGCTGTTCGGCTACGGGCTGGGCCGCTCGGTCAACGTAGTGCTGAGAGCGATCGACAACCGCAACTGGGAGATCCTCTCACTGTGGACTGCCCTGCTCGCCGAGGAGTGCCGATACGAGCGGTCTCGTCCTCTCCATCTTGGTGGGGCCGAGCTGCTCGGCTATCTGGCTGGACCGATCGTTGCCTTGCAGACCGCCTACGCGTCCCGGTGGCGGGAGCGGATCAGACGTCCATGGTAACCACCGACCTCTCCAAGCACGCGACACCCTCGAGTACGCGTCACGCTGACGCCCCTGTGCCGCTTCTTATGTGGCATCACGTTGGCGACGCACCCAATCGGTCAATGCGTCCGTATGCGGTCTCCCGTGAGACCCTGACCGTCCAGCTCGACGCCCTGGTCGCAGCGGGCTACGAAGCGGTCACCTTCGACACACTTCGTGCGGACCGACGACCCCGTCGCCCGATCGTCCTCACCTTTGACGATGGTTACCGCAGCTTCCTGGAGGTGGCCGCACCCCTTCTCGAGGAGCGAGGGATGCGGGCGGTCCTGTTCGTTGTCGCAGGATCCCTGGGAGGGGTGAACGACTGGGACAGGGGTTGCGCCGACCTCGAGCTGCTCGATGCCGACGGGGTGCGGGAAGTGGCCGATCGGGGTCACGAAGTGGGGGCCCACGCCTGGCGCCACGCCCCGCTCACCGAGGTGCCAATCGATCAGCTAGCTCGCGAGGTGGCGGCAGCACGTGTCGTTCTCGAACACGCGAGCGGGCGACTGGTGCGATCCTTCTCGTACCCCCACGGTGTTGTTGACGCCGAGGTCATCGCGACGGTCACTCAGTGCGGCTTCGATTTCGGCTGCCTGGACTGGCGTCGACCCGAGCCGGGCTGGCCTGAGTCGTTGGCGCTCACGCGGGTAGACGTAGGGCCCGACACCGACGCAGCCGAGCTCGCCCACCTGGCCGAGACGAACGCCCTAGTTGCGAACCCACTAGCTGTATCACTGGCGGAGCCCTTCGAGAGCTTGGTGGCCCTGACGCTGGCCGCGGGTTCGGGTCGACCGCCCGCCGAAGGTTGGGCGGCCGTCCACGCCGCTTCCGGGCCTCTCACTCAAGTGCTTCGGGCGCGAGACGGGGATGACCGGCCGAGATCCTTGACGTCGCTCGTGCGGGCCACCCAGCTGGGCGAGCTCGCGTCCCCCCCTGCGGCGGTGGTAACCGCCCTGGATGCGGTGGCATCCGATCTCGACGCTCTCGTCCGCCGACAGGCCGAGGTTCCGGTCTGGGGTGTGGCAACCCCGGACGAAGCGACCGATGTCGACCTGGACTGGATTCGCCTGGGCGCTCAGTGGAGCGACGTCGCCCGCCTGCTCTGGCAGATCGAACCGACCAGCCACGGCGATGTGATCGCCGCCTACTTGCGCCGCTCGGGACGATCTCACGGCCGAGCTGCAACGGGCGAGGCCATGGATGAGCTGGCGGCGGCCGAAGTGGCGATGCTCGCCGACGAAGCCGTCGAGCCAGACGGCGCGTCAGATGTGCCGGCTGTGGAGCGATCCCTGACTAAGGTCCGTTGTGGTGCGATCCAGCCGGCCGTGAGGGACGGCGCACGCCGCTCATCGTGGAGCCACCTTCGGATGGCCACGGGCGCTCTCGTTCGCCAAGAGCTGCGGGAGCACTACGCAGGTTCGCTCCTTGGCATCGGGTGGGCTGTCGCACGCCCTCTTCTCTACTTCACGGTGCTGGTTCTGCTCTTCGGCCAGGTGGTCCGGGTGTCCGAGCCGCGGTATCCCGAGTTCCTCCTCGCCGGGCTGGTGCCATGGCTCTTCTTTCAAACCGCCGTCGGTGAGGCGACGGGCTCGATTCGAGGTCGCGGCGACCTGCTGCGGCTGGCCGCCTTCCCCCGGGTCGCTCTGCCGTTGGCTACCGTTGCTTCAGCAGTGGTGGATCTCGCCGCCCAGCTCCTCGTGGTGGCGCCCGTGCTCGTGGTGGCCGACGGAACGGTCGGGCCCCGCTTGCTCGCCCTGGCGCCGGTGCTGGCGGCGTTGCTGGGTCTGGTGACGATGACCTCGTTGCTGATATCGGGACTCTGCGTCCGCTTCCGCGATGTCTCCCACCTCGTGCCACTTGCGCTCTTCCTGGGCTTCTATGCGACTCCGGTCTTCTACTCGTCGGCCCAGGTCCACATGCCGTGGCGAGTCGTGTACTTACTGAACCCGGTGGCTGTGATTGTCGAGACATTCCGGAGCGTTCTCTACGGAGGGTCGTGGCCGCCGGGGTGGGCGCTCGCCTGGACGGCGGTCTTCGTGGCGGTCGGCGGAACCGCGGCCTGGCGCTGGTTCTCGTCCGCGGCCGATCGCTTCGTGGCAGAGGCTTGAGCATGACAGCAGGCGCGGTGCTCGAGCTCGACCGCGTCGGGAAGCGCTACGACGTCCATTTCATCGGGACTGACACGCTGCGTGGCGCACTCTCTCAGGGTTCGTGGCGGCGACCACGACCGGTCCAGTGGGCCATTCGTGAGGTGTCATTCTCGGTTCGCCGAGGCGAGTCGGTCGCGCTGATCGGCCACAACGGCTCCGGAAAGAGCACGTTGCTCCGCCTTGTCGCAGGGGTCGAGCAACCCACGTGCGGGCATCTGTCCGTGCGCGGCGGCGTCGCTGCCGTGCTCGGCTTGGGTGTCGGCTTCAGCGACCACCTCTCGGGCGAGCAGAACCTGGAGGTCGCCGGCGGCCTGCTGGGCCTCGGGCGGGCTGACCTGACTCGGCTGCGTCCTGCGATCGGAGAGTTTTCCGAGCTCGGGCCAGCGCTCCTGCGCCCGCTCCGTGAGTACTCGTCGGGCATGGTGGCCCGATTGGGCTTCGCTCTCGCCATGCACGCGCCGGCCGATCTCCTCCTCATCGACGAGGTGCTCATGGTTGGCGACGAGGGGTTCCGAGCCCGTTGTTTGGATCGCGTCGAGCAGTTCAAACGATCGGGCGGCAGCCTTCTGTTCGCATCACACGAGCCCGACCTGATCGACCGCCTGGCCGATCGACGGCTGGAGCTCCGCCACGGCCTTTTGCAGGTCAAGGCTGCCTCGGCACCATCTTCGCCGCGAGACCACCGCCGAAAGGCGAACGGCTCAGTCGGCGGTGTACGCACCCGCGAAGGTGTAGGTGAAATCGGAAGGCTCCGTCTGTGAGGAGCCAGTGCTCACCATGGTGAGGTCGAACGTGAGGTTGGCGGTCGATCCGTCCAGATCGACAGCGCAGGTGAATGCGTTGACTCCCTGGGATGCGGTGGGAACACCCGTAAGTGGAGCGCATGGTCCTGAAAGCATCTTGCCATTCGCGTTGCCCTGGATCGTTGTCGCGAGCCCACCAGTAGGTCCCCAGCTCTCAACGATGCTGAACGTCCCGGCGTAGGCGTCACTACCGACAATCAGCGGACCGGTCATGGAATAGGTGATGCCACTGCCGTAACGACTGGCGCCTTCCACCGCGGTCATGGGTCCTGCTCCGCCCCCGGTGTGCGCCAGCGGCGCGACATCATCGGGACGGCCGCTATGTCTCCGCTGCTTACTGGGGTCGAACCACAGGCAGATCCACCTTGACCCGATCACAGCCGTGGACGCCATCATGGATGACGCGAGGCACCCCATCGATGATGGCCGTGGATTCGGCGACACTCGGCGTAACGTCGTGTCCCGGCTCTGCCCAAGCAGCGAAGTAGAAGACCTGGCCCGTGCTTGGACGGTAGAGCGCTGGAGTGGCGCTACGGCTGCAATTCCAGTCGCCCAGGAGTAGCTGATCGTTTGCCGTCCCGAGGGCGAACCGATCCGGAGGCCGACCCCGCTCCAAGGACACGGTGGCCATCCCCGACGACCACGTAACCGGCACCCGACATCCATTGCCAGCGACGTCGGCCAGCACCGTCGCCGTCACGGTGGAAGGACTGGCCTGCTTCGGCGCTGGAGTTGTCGTTGCCCCGCACGCAGCGCCCGAGCGCTGAGCACCCTGGTGGTGCTCGAACGCCCAGCCGGCCAACAGCACGAGCGCTGCAGCCGTGACGCCGCCGGCACACACCATCGGCCCTCGCGAGCGAAGGACTGACCAAGGCGTTTCGCGCCGACTATCGGCAGCCGGGTGCCGGGCGCGAAGGGTTCGTAGTCCAGTTGACTGGCCAAAGTCCTCGGTCGCGCCCCGTCCAGTCGGGAGAACGCGTGTCGGCTTGCAGTGAAGGCGGCGGTGCCCCTCGATATGGGATCGGAGAGCATCACCCAACTCGCCGGCGGATGAAGGGCGTGCTTGCGGCCGACGAGACATCGACTGCTCGACCACGGCGGCGAGGACAGAAGGTACGGCCGGCGCGGCGTGCGTGAGCGGCTCCGCCCGGCCCCGGTCGGCAGCCCTGAGCGTGGCTACCGGATTGATGCCGTGATAGGGCAACCGCCCGGCGAAGACCTCGTAGCACACGACCCCCAACGAATAGATGTCGCTCGCCGCGTTCGGTGGAGCACCCTTGGCGACGGCCGGGTCGAGGTACTCGGCCGTCCCGACCACGGCTCCGTCCGACGGCAACGCCTCCGCCATCCAGCGCGATAGGCCGAAGTCCGACAGCAGCGGCTCGCCGTCGCCATCCATCAGGATGTTCGAGGGCTTCACGTCCGCATGCAAGATCGAGTGTGCGTGTGCAGCGCCGAGCGCGTCGGCAACCTTGGCCACCAAGGTGGCGCCTTCGTCGGGCGACAGGCGCACGCAGCGGCGCAACAGGTCGGCGAGAGATCCGCTATCGGCGTGCTGCATGACAATGACGAGCCCTTCGTCGTCGACGACCATGTCGACGACCTTGGCTATGTGCGGATGATCGATCTCGGCGAGCATCGCCGCCTCCGCTCGAAAGTCCTCGATCAGGTGCTCGTCGCCTGCCCAAAGCACCCGCTTGAGGGCAACAGCCTGGCGGCCAGCACGGGCCCGCGCCCGGTATACGGAGCCGACCGATCCGCGACCCAGCAATCCGTCCACCTCGTACTCACCCAGCCGAGCCACTGGCACAGAATAGCATGAAAGATGCTGACAGGCGACCAACCTCTCGCCCCTCCCCTGGCTGCCAGCGGGAGACGACGACGTACCGTCCGCACCGGACATCGCGGCGTCAGGGCGCCTGCGCCCATCCCCAGGTGAAGATGGTCCCCTCTCCTCTGACCCGGGCGGTCGACAGGCCCGACGACCGGAGGACGAGCTGGACCCGATCCACCGGTACCCGGCATCCGAGAAGCTCCGAAGGGTTGCGCCCGTAGGGCTCGTAGCGGATCCCGCTACGGTCAACCGCCGCCAGGAGCGCTCTCCGCATCCGCCAATGAAGCGGCCCAGGCTCACTGTTCCATTGGAACGCGACGACCCCGCCCGGTCGGAGCACACGTGCTGCCTCCCGGAGGTAGCTCTCTATCACGCCCACTTTGCGGATGTGCTGAAAGACCGTGTAGGACAGTACGAGGTCGACGCTGGCGTCGGCGACGGGCCAAAGACTGAACCCGTCCCCAGTCAGGTAGCTGATCCGCCGGTGGTGAACCAGCCCGCGGGCACGCGTGACCATGTCGGGCGAGACGTCGAGCCCAACTACCTCCTCGAAACGATCGGCCAGGGCCACGCAATTCCGACCCAGCCCAGGACCGATCTCGACTGCTCTCTCGAAGCGGCGAGGACGGACGGGCGCGCGATCGAGCGCGTCGCTCACAATGGTGCGGCCGGCCTCGAAGTACTGCGCAATATTGGGCTCGGCGTAGCTGCCGGTGGTCTCGAGATACCAGGTCGCGTTGCCCCAGGCAGGGTCGTCCCAGAACCGTCGCATCTTGGCGACAGATCGTCCCCCTTTGGGGGGAGAGGGACCGTCCGAGGCGCTCCGCAGCAGTGGGGGTAAGGACGGGACGATCGGCGCTACGACCCGTCTGTGAGACCCTCGGCTTTCCCCCAGGCGGATGGCGGCCATGCAGTACCTCCCAGCGGCGCGAACCACAGAACAAAGACAGAACAGAAGACCCTGTCCTAGGAGGAACGCCCGAGAGACAAAAACCTTGCGGGCGGGTGGCCGAGATTTTGGCTACCGGCTGGGGAAGCAGAGGAGACTTCCCCCCTTGGCGCTGGGACAATCCAGGAGCCCCCGACCCTTCGACCCTGCCAGCGACAATGACTCCGCGACCAACTGGACATTCGCGTTGACGCGCTGACCAATCAGCGGCCCCCTCAAAGAGGCGACCGGTGCCGGATGGCAGTGTCCCCATCACAGCGGCGCAGCGGCGGGGAGACCGGGTCCTCGTCATTGGACCGCCAGCGCTCGGAGAGATCGTCGAGCAGTCCGGTTTCCCGTTCCAGGCTGGAGGCGAGCCCCCAGAGGCAGAGGTGGCGCAGATCAGGGAACAGCTAACGGCCGCGCCGGCACAGCGAGCGTCCATACCCGGCAACCGGGAGCTGTTCGGTCGCCTCGCAACGGCGGCCATGCTGCCGACTGCAGAGCAGACGTGCGTCGAGTATGCGCCGGACCTCGTGCTGCGCGACCCATGTGAGTATGCGTCGGCAGTTGTAGCCCATCGACTCGGTATCCCGACCGCCCAGCTCGCCATCTCGCTGGCTGAAGGGGAGGCCAGTTCGATCGCCGGCGTCGCGCCGGCCCTCGAGGAACACCGACGCGGCCTGGTCGAGGAGCTTCGGGTCTCGCCGTACCTGACCCGACTCCCCGCCACGCTCGACCCCTCACCCTTCCCGACAACCGTCAGATTCGACGATGGCCTCCGGATCCGAGACCACGCCGCGGAGCTGCCGGACTGGTGGCGTGGGTCCCGAGCGCCGCTCGTCTACATGACGTTCGGGACCGTGCTCGGCCACATGTCGATGGCGCTCCTACATCGACCAGACCCGAGTACTCGACGACGCCAGTCTGGTGGTCGCCCACGGGGGCTCGGGGACCGTGTTCGGCGCCCTCGCCGCCAGCGTCCCTCTGGTAATCGTGCCGCT
This genomic window from Acidimicrobiales bacterium contains:
- a CDS encoding excisionase family DNA-binding protein, which encodes MTESIRWMSTKEASERLGVTLRTLYRFIDEGQLAAYKFGRVIRLKESDVDGFIDSARIEPGSLEHLYPEPKTDSSLTEPSRT
- a CDS encoding class I SAM-dependent methyltransferase, yielding MSDRSTGSMRTYWDDRARLNAAWYVDTTVDYDSPDMVQFFEAGEEIVADALDRAPVQPPSRGLAVEVGSGLGRICQALATRFDKVVGIDISPEMTRQARHLVKDPRVQFKVGDGATMGSLGDATADLVLSFTVFQHIPKVPIIEGYIDEAGRVLRPGGLFVFQWNSTMGTRRWAARRALYATMQRAGLREQSHGRDASEFLGSCVPVKRVERVLAQSGLRLLGTRGEGTLFTWGWATRP
- a CDS encoding glycosyltransferase family 2 protein; the encoded protein is MGLGDTAVTSHGAPQLSPRGQQVSLEDLPRVDVGMVTFNTRELTIAALHRLMDASDGCRLRLLVRDNASSDGTAEAVAAQFPDAEVDAASENLGFAAGVNTLLARSDAPWFLALNSDAWPEPGAVRRLVRAAEAFPSAAAVAPRLERPDGTLEHSTYPFPSLKVAAVTGAGLYHRVGRRRAQDLLLMGSWMHDHPRPVDWAVGAALLLRRAALEDIGGFDEEFFMYVEDLEWAWRARQRGWEIRFEPSAVVRHVGNASGEAAYGRRRTATYLHNTYRFYGRHHRPISTTAFRALNLAGCARLYLQFRLRRDRAQAAFWADHVRAHLTLRAASDRPSRA
- a CDS encoding glycosyltransferase: MRLDLVELARQGPAAFPPATFVEVRDGDDLLGCYLVSGSAEPADVAAEVIDELGSLWQTRSVASAVGDRSAWSVTATVRPSEPLAVVVCTASRPAQLAHCIESLVPQLGDEDELIVVDNSPSGSGRRVATRGGARWIHETRPGSSWARNRGFQEADRDLVVYIDDDCVADRSWLATLRQPLADSSVDGVTAGVLAQRVDLAVPLVVDDRYPYHRGWAGARYGGTTGTPDSPYDAWRLGTGASMAWRRTTLEALGGFDAALGAGTPMGSGDELDLFRRALSAGATVVYEPQALVYHDHPETVRALRRTLIRYGLGAGAQAAKVLTEERQLHALRILAREWRWNLRLASAEAGRAVLGRPRVSLTGLVAQPAAAAVGAARFLRYRAQIRQATR
- a CDS encoding glycosyltransferase, producing MTFLGPTAADLRCDQARSPAQSEVQSGGADRRHRAILAALPNLTGRTLEISSDEGKLTALLADRATVLVRLETDPARSRRLAAHGDIRVRPGSIRRRLPMRRYETVVCVGQLEEVPLHEARLVRERLVRSLTAGGILVLQHGPSADTLHPPFLDHGLETVSLEVLGGIETLVLRRRRARALADAAWLLGDLVREPWPAPVPPSHRTHAEAHVETGHVVDEPGGASTNGAARHDRRLLLRVDGRPAGVVNAAGPLSRHVLATALVPSVAADLAPRLRTRPRTRDDIIDALERGRRPPRHPLTSVPRPLEPGELVVAICTTRGPEVSAGLVSELAGAFDVVVLENGTDQPRLAAMCAAAGVDYEHDPRPGLAAARNRVLARVDSRWVLFLDDDCRLRSGSAPELARRLGGAIDQVPDAGAIGGLVLPASIDCGAEEDFERVAGHGRGFLPIRYDAHSSPDRWWPLRHGDWMAVGACLAVRQGAWAAVGGFDERLGAGTRAASAEDDAFLQAVVQGGWSVLYDPAVMVRHQHRTSRSALRRQLFGYGLGRSVNVVLRAIDNRNWEILSLWTALLAEECRYERSRPLHLGGAELLGYLAGPIVALQTAYASRWRERIRRPW
- a CDS encoding polysaccharide deacetylase family protein, with amino-acid sequence MRPYAVSRETLTVQLDALVAAGYEAVTFDTLRADRRPRRPIVLTFDDGYRSFLEVAAPLLEERGMRAVLFVVAGSLGGVNDWDRGCADLELLDADGVREVADRGHEVGAHAWRHAPLTEVPIDQLAREVAAARVVLEHASGRLVRSFSYPHGVVDAEVIATVTQCGFDFGCLDWRRPEPGWPESLALTRVDVGPDTDAAELAHLAETNALVANPLAVSLAEPFESLVALTLAAGSGRPPAEGWAAVHAASGPLTQVLRARDGDDRPRSLTSLVRATQLGELASPPAAVVTALDAVASDLDALVRRQAEVPVWGVATPDEATDVDLDWIRLGAQWSDVARLLWQIEPTSHGDVIAAYLRRSGRSHGRAATGEAMDELAAAEVAMLADEAVEPDGASDVPAVERSLTKVRCGAIQPAVRDGARRSSWSHLRMATGALVRQELREHYAGSLLGIGWAVARPLLYFTVLVLLFGQVVRVSEPRYPEFLLAGLVPWLFFQTAVGEATGSIRGRGDLLRLAAFPRVALPLATVASAVVDLAAQLLVVAPVLVVADGTVGPRLLALAPVLAALLGLVTMTSLLISGLCVRFRDVSHLVPLALFLGFYATPVFYSSAQVHMPWRVVYLLNPVAVIVETFRSVLYGGSWPPGWALAWTAVFVAVGGTAAWRWFSSAADRFVAEA
- a CDS encoding ABC transporter ATP-binding protein, with amino-acid sequence MTAGAVLELDRVGKRYDVHFIGTDTLRGALSQGSWRRPRPVQWAIREVSFSVRRGESVALIGHNGSGKSTLLRLVAGVEQPTCGHLSVRGGVAAVLGLGVGFSDHLSGEQNLEVAGGLLGLGRADLTRLRPAIGEFSELGPALLRPLREYSSGMVARLGFALAMHAPADLLLIDEVLMVGDEGFRARCLDRVEQFKRSGGSLLFASHEPDLIDRLADRRLELRHGLLQVKAASAPSSPRDHRRKANGSVGGVRTREGVGEIGRLRL